A genome region from Pseudanabaena sp. Chao 1811 includes the following:
- a CDS encoding ArnT family glycosyltransferase has product MKIHKWAIAILLWGFLFRATSAIYLNTGFDEAYYYLYTQNLNWSYFDHPPLVALTTGIGVWLTGAVTPFTIRIGGVLLYTGTLIFSYLASKKLFGERTATLTLAILTTIPIFQIAFGILTLPDNALMFFWSACLYVAATEFFPSGEIYDHKPYKPTYRLAIIGLLVGLAFLGKYHGVLLGGGLVLFCLISSRHRAALFSGWTLAAIALFAIATSPVLFWNSQHEFASFRFQSKRAVPSEGYNLERLLVTILVALGYLFPTFGVPIWWTSFRDLGELLQFGNRKLKGIPSEEPEEEVRALEILHQKRLLILCVSMPIFFGFTFMGGFIQILPSWHMPGFFGATLLLGERAALVQIKRPKFIRNWLWGSGMVILPLLLIGLLHVHLGIAQKGGDAAIAGGFWEAKDDPSTQMIDIEQLRQAFVDSPALKAELQKADFVFSNSFFVAGQVGMAIEPLGKKVTCFDEDLRGFAYWSKAQDFVGKTSLYITSEQFMKDERFPEPLDKYKGYFQSLEKIADIPIKRGGQAVQIFPVYRASPMLKPYPRPYG; this is encoded by the coding sequence GTGAAAATTCATAAGTGGGCGATCGCCATATTATTGTGGGGTTTCCTCTTTAGGGCTACGTCCGCTATCTATCTCAATACGGGCTTTGATGAAGCTTACTACTATCTTTATACGCAAAATCTCAACTGGAGCTATTTCGACCATCCGCCGCTGGTAGCTTTGACTACGGGAATAGGAGTTTGGCTTACAGGTGCAGTTACACCCTTCACGATTCGGATTGGTGGCGTTTTACTTTATACAGGAACCTTAATTTTTTCCTATCTGGCTAGCAAGAAGCTATTTGGGGAACGCACAGCTACGCTGACCCTTGCGATTCTGACAACAATTCCGATTTTTCAGATTGCCTTTGGCATTCTCACTTTGCCAGACAATGCGCTGATGTTTTTCTGGTCAGCTTGTTTATATGTTGCCGCGACTGAGTTTTTCCCATCGGGTGAAATCTATGACCATAAGCCCTATAAACCGACCTATCGCTTAGCAATCATTGGTCTATTAGTGGGATTAGCCTTTTTGGGCAAATATCATGGCGTGCTACTTGGTGGCGGACTAGTCCTATTTTGCTTGATTAGTAGTCGCCATCGGGCAGCTTTGTTTTCGGGATGGACATTAGCTGCGATCGCTTTATTTGCGATCGCGACTTCTCCCGTTCTCTTCTGGAACTCCCAACATGAATTTGCCTCCTTTAGATTTCAAAGCAAGCGTGCTGTACCCTCTGAGGGATATAACTTAGAACGTCTATTAGTGACGATTTTAGTGGCTCTTGGCTATCTATTTCCTACGTTTGGAGTTCCCATTTGGTGGACAAGTTTTCGTGACTTGGGCGAATTATTACAATTTGGCAATCGTAAACTTAAGGGCATTCCCAGTGAAGAACCAGAGGAAGAAGTACGCGCTTTGGAAATACTCCATCAAAAACGATTACTAATCCTCTGCGTATCGATGCCAATTTTCTTTGGATTTACCTTTATGGGTGGCTTTATCCAAATCCTCCCCTCATGGCATATGCCAGGGTTCTTTGGCGCAACTTTGTTATTAGGCGAACGGGCTGCATTGGTGCAGATCAAACGCCCCAAATTTATTCGCAATTGGCTCTGGGGTTCGGGTATGGTGATTTTGCCATTGTTGCTAATCGGCTTACTCCATGTGCATTTGGGTATTGCTCAAAAAGGGGGTGATGCGGCGATCGCGGGTGGTTTCTGGGAAGCTAAGGATGATCCCTCTACGCAAATGATTGATATTGAGCAGTTACGCCAAGCCTTTGTCGATTCTCCAGCACTGAAAGCAGAATTACAAAAAGCAGATTTTGTATTTAGCAATAGTTTTTTTGTGGCGGGACAAGTGGGCATGGCGATCGAGCCACTGGGCAAAAAAGTTACCTGTTTTGATGAAGACTTACGCGGGTTTGCTTACTGGAGTAAAGCTCAAGATTTTGTAGGTAAGACTTCGCTCTATATTACTTCTGAACAGTTTATGAAGGATGAGCGATTTCCAGAGCCTCTAGATAAATACAAAGGTTACTTCCAGTCCCTCGAAAAAATCGCTGATATTCCTATTAAACGTGGTGGTCAAGCCGTCCAGATTTTTCCTGTTTATCGTGCTTCTCCTATGCTTAAACCCTATCCTCGTCCCTATGGTTAA
- a CDS encoding DMT family transporter — MLLHQVSGRSRLGLALSLLTVLLWGFLAIALKIVLQELDPFTVTWFRFTVSGVVLGAYLAIRQQLPTWQQLQKVSLPVFLVAVGGLSLNYILFLIGVGKTSANNAQVITQIAPVMMGMASLVIFKEKYNYKQWGGVAILICGLLMFSHDQVRSLVTSFDTYMWGNILLIIGAIVWAFYGLAQKQLLLNLPSTSVLLCLYLSAATLFAPMAHPDRLLTLSALPMIALIFCAFNTLIAYGAFAAALEHWEASRVSAVITLAPLVTLAASAILPNFVPQFLPPSPLSWLGYLGAIAVVFGSMVISLGASRKSKP; from the coding sequence ATGCTTTTACATCAAGTTTCAGGGCGATCGCGTTTAGGTCTAGCGCTATCACTGCTTACGGTTTTGCTATGGGGATTTTTAGCGATCGCGCTGAAGATTGTCCTCCAAGAGCTAGATCCATTCACCGTTACTTGGTTTCGCTTTACTGTCTCAGGAGTTGTACTGGGGGCATATCTAGCAATAAGGCAGCAACTACCAACATGGCAACAATTGCAGAAAGTTTCCTTGCCAGTGTTTTTAGTAGCCGTTGGCGGACTATCGCTGAACTACATTTTGTTTTTAATTGGCGTAGGCAAAACTTCCGCCAATAATGCTCAAGTCATTACACAAATTGCGCCTGTAATGATGGGCATGGCTTCATTAGTCATTTTTAAAGAAAAATACAACTACAAACAGTGGGGCGGCGTAGCAATTCTTATCTGCGGATTGTTGATGTTTTCCCATGACCAAGTGCGATCGCTAGTTACCAGCTTTGACACCTATATGTGGGGCAATATTTTGCTCATCATCGGCGCGATCGTCTGGGCATTTTACGGACTTGCACAAAAGCAACTCTTACTCAATCTTCCTTCAACTTCCGTGTTGTTATGCCTATATCTCAGCGCCGCAACACTATTTGCACCGATGGCACATCCAGATAGGCTGCTTACACTATCAGCATTGCCCATGATTGCCCTGATCTTTTGTGCATTTAATACTTTGATCGCCTATGGAGCATTTGCAGCGGCGCTCGAACATTGGGAAGCCTCACGGGTCAGTGCCGTAATTACCCTTGCGCCCCTCGTCACCTTAGCCGCCTCGGCAATCCTACCCAATTTTGTACCGCAGTTCTTACCACCTTCGCCTTTGAGTTGGCTGGGTTATCTAGGTGCGATCGCTGTGGTGTTTGGCTCAATGGTCATTTCTCTAGGTGCAAGTCGTAAGTCCAAGCCATAA
- a CDS encoding putative bifunctional diguanylate cyclase/phosphodiesterase, translated as MRKDFPESLLELFSIVDNLIASEQLNSQQQDNLQNIKSLGENLGKYFDHAEREISSLKQRIKQLYQSNQYIDSRNENEVDTLLALVFARMRQSITLDELLETVVFEIHQLLQNDHVIAYQLSQQSLEENNLFIGYESVSDPARALLEQRLPTIYTDPEWLERYQTSISQIVNDIDAPNVDPQLSASLRPLGVKSVLAVAIPSGKKLWGLLVLHQYDAVREWQSWEVELLEKLGTQLTISIHQLQLLVKSDSIRVERDQIIARLHYSQLHDSLTGLPNRDSFMSLLDLAFTKLQTNSNRNFAVLFIDCDRFQSINDNFGISIGDQLLKEISKRLNVYRKINVTIARVDSDEFAILVESFDNQEIIISLASQILESIKQPFSINENQIFTSVSIGIAISDLEYIYANEILRDANIAMHHSRRLGRGKYALFSTDMNQGAKVRWQLENDLRYALERQEFHLVYQPIVSLHQHQLTGFETLLRWVHPLQGLISPQEFLAIVEETGDIIQIGYWVLETACNQLRQWQQDFPNIPQLTLGINVSTLQVVQSDFVERIQEIITEKQILPNLIKLEITESILMENIEVSSQKLEQLREIGVQVHIDDFGTGFSSFSYLKNLPIDVLKIDRSFTNKVATDIKSQRIIQSILRLANSLGMGIIVEGVETSEELEYFESLGGSSIEVQGYFISHPLDTDKATQWIQTTI; from the coding sequence ATGCGAAAAGATTTCCCTGAGTCATTATTAGAATTATTTTCCATTGTAGATAACCTAATTGCATCCGAACAACTAAATAGCCAACAACAAGATAATCTACAAAATATAAAATCTCTTGGCGAAAACTTAGGTAAATATTTTGATCATGCAGAAAGAGAAATATCTAGCCTCAAGCAAAGGATCAAACAGCTTTATCAATCTAATCAGTATATAGATTCGCGTAATGAAAACGAAGTTGATACTTTATTAGCTTTGGTATTTGCACGGATGCGACAGTCCATAACTCTTGATGAACTATTGGAGACAGTTGTTTTCGAGATTCATCAGCTATTGCAAAATGATCATGTAATTGCCTATCAATTGAGTCAGCAATCCTTAGAAGAAAACAATCTCTTTATTGGCTACGAATCGGTTAGTGATCCTGCGCGAGCACTTTTAGAGCAAAGACTCCCCACAATCTATACTGATCCTGAATGGCTAGAAAGATATCAAACTTCTATTAGTCAAATTGTCAATGATATTGACGCTCCTAATGTTGATCCGCAACTTAGCGCATCCCTTAGACCCTTAGGCGTAAAATCAGTGCTTGCTGTAGCGATTCCTAGTGGTAAAAAGCTCTGGGGACTTCTAGTTTTACATCAATACGATGCTGTGCGTGAATGGCAGAGTTGGGAAGTTGAACTACTAGAAAAATTAGGCACTCAACTTACTATTTCTATCCATCAATTACAATTATTAGTCAAATCAGACTCGATCCGCGTAGAAAGAGATCAGATTATTGCGAGGCTACATTACAGCCAACTCCATGACTCATTAACAGGACTCCCCAATCGCGATTCATTTATGAGTTTGCTGGATCTTGCCTTTACCAAATTGCAAACTAACTCAAATCGCAACTTTGCAGTTCTCTTCATCGATTGCGATCGCTTCCAGAGCATTAATGATAACTTTGGTATATCCATAGGTGATCAACTATTAAAAGAAATTAGCAAGCGTCTAAATGTATATCGCAAAATTAATGTAACTATTGCAAGGGTTGATAGTGACGAATTTGCGATTTTAGTGGAAAGTTTTGACAACCAAGAAATTATTATAAGCTTAGCTAGTCAGATTTTAGAAAGTATTAAACAGCCATTTTCGATTAATGAAAATCAAATTTTTACCTCTGTTAGTATAGGCATTGCTATTAGCGATCTTGAATATATCTATGCTAATGAAATTCTCCGAGATGCCAATATTGCCATGCACCATTCACGGAGGCTAGGTAGAGGAAAGTATGCTCTATTTAGTACGGACATGAATCAGGGGGCAAAGGTAAGGTGGCAACTAGAAAACGATTTGCGCTATGCCCTCGAACGCCAAGAGTTTCATTTGGTCTATCAACCAATAGTGTCATTACATCAACATCAGCTAACAGGATTTGAAACATTATTACGTTGGGTACATCCTTTACAAGGTCTGATATCTCCGCAAGAATTTCTAGCCATAGTAGAGGAAACAGGGGATATTATTCAAATTGGTTATTGGGTTTTAGAAACAGCCTGTAATCAGTTACGACAATGGCAACAGGACTTCCCTAATATTCCTCAACTTACATTAGGTATTAATGTTTCAACATTACAAGTTGTGCAATCTGATTTTGTAGAACGGATTCAGGAAATCATTACTGAGAAACAGATTTTACCTAATTTAATTAAGCTGGAAATCACTGAATCAATTTTGATGGAAAATATTGAAGTTTCTTCGCAAAAATTAGAACAGCTTCGAGAAATTGGTGTGCAAGTACATATTGACGATTTTGGGACTGGTTTTTCTTCCTTTAGCTATCTTAAAAATTTACCAATTGATGTTTTAAAAATTGATCGTAGTTTTACTAATAAGGTTGCTACTGACATTAAAAGCCAAAGAATTATTCAGTCAATTTTGCGTCTGGCTAATAGCCTTGGTATGGGGATTATCGTTGAAGGGGTCGAAACTTCTGAGGAGCTAGAGTATTTTGAAAGCTTGGGTGGTAGCAGTATTGAGGTACAGGGCTACTTTATTTCACATCCACTAGACACGGACAAAGCGACTCAGTGGATTCAGACAACTATTTAA
- a CDS encoding Ycf51 family protein has translation MSLTPALFGQLAQGMGIFVLVCALITGLAVARQWSWRYRMVGVTLFSVVLVVGLFSLSFEPITRSSTEGSAPFKLVYDRFGPQATIAVEPTITPEQLQSTLTQASNNLFSSGRNGQGQEQLTIYARTIVHPKEGLSQPIYLGRVKRSLSLRNDPNIEIEIFKDQFAKLSQNTTS, from the coding sequence ATGTCGCTAACGCCTGCTTTATTCGGACAGCTTGCACAAGGAATGGGCATATTTGTCTTGGTCTGTGCTTTGATTACAGGATTGGCTGTCGCTCGGCAGTGGAGTTGGCGCTATCGGATGGTAGGTGTAACCCTGTTTTCAGTTGTGCTAGTTGTAGGACTTTTTTCCCTCAGTTTTGAGCCAATTACCCGTTCATCAACTGAAGGATCTGCCCCATTCAAACTTGTTTACGATCGCTTTGGTCCTCAAGCCACGATCGCTGTTGAACCCACAATTACCCCTGAACAGCTTCAATCCACGCTAACCCAAGCCAGCAACAACTTATTTTCGTCTGGTCGTAATGGTCAAGGACAAGAACAACTTACAATTTATGCCCGAACCATCGTTCATCCTAAAGAGGGCTTGTCCCAACCCATATATCTTGGTCGTGTAAAGCGATCGCTCAGCTTAAGAAATGATCCTAATATTGAAATTGAAATTTTTAAGGATCAATTTGCTAAGCTTTCCCAAAACACAACATCATAA
- a CDS encoding carbonic anhydrase gives MNETHPNRGKNIKNMLSLLAIAIVAITCLFLSPPVFASSGDSSHWGYGGTENPTQWGQLNRDFELCELGKAQSPINIKNPVVSTPTNINFDYKPTPLVVVNNGHTIQVNYGQGSSVNIDGEKYSLLQFHFHTPSEHTINSKASALELHLVHRNDVGKLAVVGVLLTEGNANPVIEEVWQNIPETGKTNTVSDRLINVVNLLPRSKAYYSYVGSLTTPPCSEGVKWNLLVEPMTVSEEQIATFAKIYQVDARPVQPTNGRNIELHR, from the coding sequence ATGAATGAAACCCATCCAAATCGTGGCAAGAATATTAAAAATATGCTGTCATTGTTAGCGATCGCCATAGTAGCCATTACCTGTTTGTTCCTATCTCCACCAGTATTTGCAAGCTCTGGAGATTCTTCTCATTGGGGATATGGAGGGACAGAAAATCCAACCCAGTGGGGACAACTAAATAGAGATTTTGAGCTATGTGAGTTGGGTAAAGCTCAATCTCCTATCAATATCAAAAATCCTGTCGTCAGTACACCAACAAATATCAATTTTGATTACAAGCCTACTCCTTTAGTAGTGGTCAATAATGGTCACACTATTCAGGTGAACTATGGGCAAGGTAGTAGCGTGAATATTGATGGCGAAAAGTATTCTCTGCTCCAGTTCCATTTTCATACTCCTAGCGAACATACCATTAATAGCAAAGCCTCTGCCTTGGAACTACATTTAGTCCATCGAAATGATGTAGGAAAACTTGCTGTGGTCGGAGTTTTGCTTACTGAAGGTAATGCTAATCCTGTAATTGAGGAAGTGTGGCAGAATATTCCTGAAACAGGCAAAACTAATACTGTTAGCGATCGCCTAATTAATGTGGTAAATCTCTTGCCAAGAAGTAAAGCCTACTATAGTTATGTGGGTTCTCTAACTACGCCACCTTGCAGCGAAGGTGTGAAATGGAATCTTTTGGTAGAACCGATGACAGTTTCTGAAGAACAGATTGCAACTTTTGCCAAAATTTATCAAGTTGATGCGCGTCCAGTGCAACCGACCAACGGTAGAAATATTGAGTTACATCGATAA
- the gorA gene encoding glutathione-disulfide reductase: MTDFDYDLFVIGAGSGGLAASKRAASYGAKVAIAEGDLVGGTCVIRGCVPKKLMVYASHFSHFPNESAGYGWTIPEGTLDWEKLRNAIQTEVSRLNKLHIGFLEKNNVELISGFAKFVDTHTVAVGDRQFTAERILISVGGEAFKPDLAGIEYAITSKEMFLLPQFSKRFAVIGGGYIGTEFAGIMRGLGSEVTQIIRDRYVLKGFDNDVRTNVQEGMVNHGINFHTCIDSNSLKITKNSQEQENALTISFNDGEGKAQQVNADVVLAATGRKPNLTPLSLDQAGITVVNGAIAVTEDSCTNQPHIYAIGDCTNRVNLTPVAIAEGRAFADTVYGHKPRFISHKNIPSAVFSQPEAATVGLSEEKALELYGDRVKVYKTKFRPMFYSLAGGEAKTMMKLIVVGEEERVVGLHMVGKDAAEIIQGMSLVVTMGGCKKDLDNTMAMHPTAAEEFVTM; this comes from the coding sequence ATGACAGATTTTGATTATGACTTATTTGTAATTGGTGCAGGTAGCGGTGGACTTGCCGCCTCAAAACGCGCCGCCAGCTACGGGGCAAAAGTAGCGATCGCGGAAGGTGACTTAGTGGGAGGCACTTGTGTAATTCGTGGATGCGTCCCCAAAAAGTTGATGGTCTATGCCTCCCACTTTTCCCATTTCCCTAATGAATCCGCAGGCTATGGCTGGACAATTCCTGAAGGGACTTTAGATTGGGAGAAACTCCGTAATGCTATTCAAACGGAAGTATCGCGTTTAAACAAATTGCACATTGGCTTCTTAGAAAAGAACAATGTGGAGTTAATTTCAGGATTTGCCAAATTTGTTGATACTCATACTGTGGCAGTGGGCGATCGCCAATTTACCGCCGAACGCATCTTGATCTCAGTGGGTGGTGAAGCCTTCAAGCCTGATTTAGCAGGTATTGAATATGCCATCACTTCCAAGGAGATGTTTTTGTTGCCACAGTTTTCCAAACGATTTGCGGTGATTGGGGGTGGCTATATTGGGACTGAGTTTGCGGGCATCATGCGTGGACTCGGATCTGAGGTTACACAAATCATTCGCGATCGCTATGTCTTAAAAGGCTTTGACAATGATGTGCGTACCAATGTGCAAGAAGGAATGGTCAATCATGGCATCAATTTCCACACCTGCATTGATAGCAATTCCCTCAAGATTACCAAGAACAGTCAGGAACAGGAAAATGCATTGACGATATCCTTTAATGATGGAGAAGGCAAGGCGCAACAAGTCAATGCTGATGTTGTTTTAGCCGCAACAGGACGCAAGCCCAATCTAACCCCACTCAGTCTAGACCAAGCAGGAATCACAGTCGTTAATGGTGCGATCGCTGTTACCGAAGATAGCTGTACCAATCAACCCCATATCTATGCGATCGGTGACTGCACCAATCGCGTGAATTTAACTCCCGTAGCGATCGCTGAAGGTCGTGCCTTTGCCGATACTGTTTATGGACATAAACCAAGATTTATCAGTCACAAAAATATTCCCTCGGCTGTATTCTCACAACCCGAAGCCGCTACCGTTGGCTTATCTGAAGAGAAAGCACTTGAGCTATATGGCGATCGGGTAAAAGTCTATAAAACAAAATTCCGCCCCATGTTTTACAGTCTGGCAGGTGGTGAAGCCAAAACAATGATGAAATTAATTGTCGTTGGTGAAGAGGAACGAGTTGTAGGTTTGCATATGGTCGGGAAAGATGCCGCTGAGATCATTCAAGGCATGTCTCTAGTCGTCACGATGGGCGGCTGCAAAAAAGATCTAGACAATACGATGGCAATGCATCCCACTGCCGCAGAAGAATTTGTCACCATGTAA
- a CDS encoding Txe/YoeB family addiction module toxin has protein sequence MRSIVFHEDTLQAYEYLRESNKSVHKKLLSILKEMQKADPTQGTGKPEALKYELSGYYSRRLSDKERIIYSFDDENIHIIAIGGHYEE, from the coding sequence ATGCGCTCAATTGTGTTTCATGAAGATACTTTGCAAGCTTATGAATATTTGAGAGAATCTAACAAATCTGTTCATAAAAAATTGCTAAGTATTCTCAAAGAGATGCAAAAAGCCGATCCCACTCAGGGAACTGGTAAACCAGAGGCATTAAAATATGAACTATCTGGATATTACTCTCGGAGACTGTCAGATAAGGAGAGAATAATTTATAGTTTTGATGATGAAAATATACATATCATTGCGATTGGGGGACACTATGAAGAATAA
- a CDS encoding biliverdin-producing heme oxygenase, with amino-acid sequence MSQGLATKLRVGTQKSHSAAESTDFIKCFLKGVVNKTAYSRLVGNLYFVYKAIEEEFEVHKNDPILSKLYYRELWREKSLELDMLFYFGSNWREAVKPTPACEKYLARIREISATDPVLLVAHAYTRYMGDLSGGQILKKIAKESMGLAEGDGTAFYEFDDIRNHGEFKKNYRAALDTLPVDEATAQRIVDEANASFHMNMAMFRELEGNWLLALTKFGWNSLVTKIKGEPKNTSVRRESNAAS; translated from the coding sequence ATGAGTCAAGGTTTAGCAACAAAGTTGCGCGTAGGTACACAAAAATCTCACTCAGCAGCAGAGAGTACCGATTTTATTAAATGTTTTTTAAAGGGTGTAGTTAACAAGACTGCCTATAGCCGACTCGTCGGTAATCTTTACTTTGTTTACAAAGCGATCGAGGAAGAGTTTGAAGTTCACAAAAATGACCCGATCCTCAGCAAGCTCTACTATCGTGAGCTATGGCGCGAAAAGAGTCTAGAACTCGATATGTTGTTTTACTTCGGCTCGAACTGGCGCGAAGCCGTAAAGCCCACCCCTGCTTGCGAAAAGTATCTGGCTCGTATCCGCGAAATTTCGGCTACTGACCCTGTATTGCTTGTAGCCCATGCCTACACTCGTTATATGGGTGATCTATCTGGTGGTCAAATCCTTAAGAAAATCGCTAAGGAGTCGATGGGTTTAGCCGAGGGCGATGGTACTGCTTTCTATGAATTCGATGATATTCGCAATCACGGTGAATTCAAGAAAAACTATCGTGCTGCTCTCGATACTTTGCCTGTAGATGAAGCAACTGCTCAGCGCATTGTCGATGAAGCAAATGCTTCCTTCCATATGAATATGGCAATGTTCCGTGAGTTGGAAGGTAACTGGCTATTGGCTCTAACCAAGTTTGGCTGGAATTCTTTGGTCACCAAAATCAAGGGTGAACCCAAAAACACCTCTGTCCGCCGCGAATCAAACGCTGCTAGCTAA
- the ndhC gene encoding NADH-quinone oxidoreductase subunit A, whose protein sequence is MLVLSGYEYLLVFIIVCTLVPISGLVLSGLLSPQQSGAAGRTTYESGCEPVGGAWIQFNIRYYMFALAFVIFDVETVFLYPWAVAFSKLGLLAFVEALIFISILILGLVYAWRKGALEWS, encoded by the coding sequence ATCTTGGTTTTAAGCGGATACGAATACTTACTGGTATTCATCATCGTTTGTACGCTTGTCCCGATATCGGGATTAGTCCTATCTGGTCTTTTAAGTCCCCAACAGTCTGGAGCTGCAGGTCGTACTACCTACGAATCTGGCTGCGAACCTGTTGGGGGAGCTTGGATCCAGTTTAATATTCGTTATTACATGTTCGCCCTTGCCTTTGTGATATTCGACGTGGAAACAGTGTTTTTATATCCTTGGGCAGTGGCTTTTAGCAAACTAGGCTTACTTGCCTTTGTTGAAGCACTTATCTTTATTAGCATTCTCATCTTAGGTCTAGTCTACGCTTGGAGAAAAGGAGCCTTAGAATGGTCATGA
- a CDS encoding NADH dehydrogenase subunit K, with protein MKSENVGLDFSIEEQTQRLINPAATPQVTQDLSNNVILTTLNDLYNWSRMSSLWPMLYGTSCCFIEFAAMIGSRFDFDRFGLLPRSSPRQADLIITAGTVTMKMAPALVRLYEQMQEPKYVIAMGACTITGGMFSTDSYTTVRGVDKLIPVDVYIPGCPPRPEAIMDAIIKLRKKIGTEGFNERANLNRTHRYYAVKHEMKVVSPILTGQYLEMPSRMAPPKELVESGIPLPALQMAQKEVETVGR; from the coding sequence ATGAAATCCGAAAACGTTGGTCTGGACTTCAGCATTGAAGAACAAACTCAGCGCCTTATTAATCCTGCCGCAACGCCACAAGTCACCCAAGACTTATCTAATAATGTCATTTTGACCACTCTCAATGACCTCTACAACTGGTCGAGAATGTCTAGCCTCTGGCCGATGCTCTATGGCACTAGCTGTTGCTTCATTGAGTTTGCTGCCATGATCGGCTCTAGATTTGACTTCGATCGCTTTGGTCTATTACCCCGTTCTAGCCCTCGTCAAGCTGACTTGATCATCACCGCAGGCACAGTCACCATGAAAATGGCTCCTGCACTGGTGCGTCTTTACGAACAAATGCAAGAACCCAAATATGTAATTGCCATGGGCGCTTGCACAATTACAGGCGGCATGTTTAGCACCGATTCCTACACCACAGTGCGTGGTGTGGATAAGTTAATTCCCGTTGATGTGTATATCCCCGGTTGCCCTCCTCGTCCTGAAGCGATCATGGATGCGATTATCAAATTGCGTAAAAAGATTGGGACTGAGGGCTTTAACGAAAGAGCCAACCTCAATCGTACCCATCGCTACTATGCCGTCAAACATGAAATGAAGGTGGTTAGCCCCATCCTCACAGGACAATATCTAGAAATGCCTAGCCGTATGGCTCCGCCTAAGGAACTAGTCGAGTCTGGTATTCCCTTACCCGCTTTGCAAATGGCTCAAAAGGAGGTCGAGACAGTTGGCAGATAA
- a CDS encoding NAD(P)H-quinone oxidoreductase subunit J, protein MADNQEAALVTTEVTSPVSQWLTNNGFEHEFLGLDQQGVPILKIDRQFLLPFSTALYAYGFNYLMMQCGYDAGAGDSLVSVYHLAKLTDEGIDKSDRLEEVRVKVFLPRTDPRCPSVYWIWKTADWQERETYDMYGIVYEGHPNLKRILMPEDWIGYPMRKDYVTPDFYELQDAY, encoded by the coding sequence TTGGCAGATAATCAAGAAGCAGCTTTGGTCACGACTGAGGTAACTTCCCCAGTTTCTCAATGGCTAACTAACAATGGCTTTGAGCATGAGTTTCTAGGGCTTGACCAACAAGGCGTTCCCATTCTCAAAATCGATCGCCAGTTTTTACTTCCCTTTTCCACAGCGCTCTATGCCTATGGCTTTAACTACTTGATGATGCAATGTGGTTATGATGCAGGCGCAGGTGATAGTTTGGTGAGTGTTTACCATCTCGCCAAGCTAACCGATGAGGGTATTGATAAAAGCGATCGCCTTGAGGAAGTTCGCGTTAAGGTATTTCTCCCTCGCACCGATCCCCGTTGCCCATCGGTCTATTGGATCTGGAAGACTGCGGATTGGCAAGAGCGTGAAACCTACGATATGTATGGCATTGTCTACGAAGGACATCCCAATCTTAAGCGGATTCTTATGCCCGAAGACTGGATTGGCTATCCGATGCGAAAGGATTACGTCACACCAGACTTTTACGAATTGCAAGACGCATATTAA